A window of the Gossypium hirsutum isolate 1008001.06 chromosome A05, Gossypium_hirsutum_v2.1, whole genome shotgun sequence genome harbors these coding sequences:
- the LOC107958441 gene encoding BRAP2 RING ZnF UBP domain-containing protein 2 isoform X1, with protein MSSSSSTLTSDEKFRQSETAVSGDLTSPNMNTEAIPFSSGNPRIEETRGVMHLFSNDTVSALPVERKPLACVLGVPNHMTYADFCQFCASFIHHISEMRIVRNDGMEDRYSVLIRFDSQDSTDKFYQHFNNRQFNSLEEELCRVLFTLDVQFTGYTGSLDHVQSPPASSTEQPSCPVCLERLDQDASGILTTICNHSFHCSCISKWTDSSCPVCRYCQQQPEKSKCFICQTSENLWICVICGFVGCGRYKGGHAIIHWKETQHCYSLELETQRVWDYAGDNYVHRLIQSKTDGKLVELNSHCLHASDGCGSCHCVDSGVNEAMLTCEAEIVNEYNELLRTQLENQKVYFETLLQQENEETERAIADAVNKTVMQKRQKMQAKLERCVKEKKFLEDLNENLLKNQEIWKAKLLEVEEREKKVLRMKVDKIQALEDQLRELMAQLEAAGKAVEQSSVSNENGR; from the exons ATGTCATCAAGCTCAAGCACGTTGACTAGCGACGAGAAGTTCCGGCAGTCAGAGACGGCTGTCTCCGGCGATCTAACATCTCCAAACATGAATACGGAGGCCATCCCTTTCTCTTCTGGAAACCCTAGAATCGAAGAGACGCGTGGAGTTATGCATCTCTTCTCCAATGACACCGTATCCGCCCTTCCC gTTGAAAGGAAACCTCTTGCATGTGTTCTAGGGGTGCCGAACCACATGACATACGCTGATTTCTGTCAGTTTTGTGCTTCATTTATCCATCACATATCGGAGATGAGAATTGTCAG GAATGATGGAATGGAGGATCGTTATAGTGTTTTGATAAGATTTGATAGTCAAGACTCCACAGATAAATTCTATCAACATTTTAACAACCGACAATTTAATTCACTTGAG GAAGAACTTTGCCGTGTGCTTTTTACACTGGATGTGCAGTTTACAGGCTACACCGGTTCCCTTGACCATGTACAGTCTCCCCCAGCAAGTTCAACTGAGCAGCCTTCGTGTCCAGTTTGTCTAG AGAGATTAGACCAGGATGCTAGTGGGATCCTCACGACCATCTGTAATCATTCTTTCCATTGCTCCTGCATTTCAAAATGGACTGATTCTTCTTGTCCA GTATGCCGATATTGCCAGCAGCAGCCTGAAAAGTCAAAATGTTTCATCTGTCAGACTTCAGAGAACCTTTGGATTTGTGTCATCTGTGGTTTTGTTGGCTGTGGGag GTATAAAGGGGGGCATGCTATAATACATTGGAAAGAAACACAACACTGCTATTCTCTTGAACTGGAAACACAGCGTGTCTGGGATTATGCTGGTGATAATTATGTTCATCGTCTAATTCAATCCAAAACTGATGGCAAGCTAGTTGAATTGAATTCACACTGTCTGCATGCTAGTGATGGCTGCGGGAGCTGTCACTGTGTAGATTCTGGAGTTAATGAGGCTATGTTGACCTGTGAAGCTGAG ATTGTTAATGAATACAATGAACTACTTCGCACCCAACTTGAGAACCAAAAAGTG TATTTTGAGACTTTGCTTCAACAAGAAAATGAAGAAACTGAGAGGGCAATTGCTGATGCCGTTAACAAGACTGTTATGCAAAAGCGGCAGAAAATGCAGGCCAAGCTGGAAAGATGTGTGAAGGAAAAGAAATTTCTTGAGGAT CTCAACGAGAATCTTTTGAAAAACCAGGAGATATGGAAAGCAAAGCTGTTGGAAGTTGAAGAGAG GGAAAAGAAGGTTTTGAGGATGAAGGTTGATAAAATTCAGGCCTTGGAGGATCAG CTTCGAGAGTTGATGGCACAGCTTGAAGCAGCAGGGAAGGCAGTAGAGCAATCGTCAGTTTCTAATGAAAATGGACGATAA
- the LOC107958441 gene encoding BRAP2 RING ZnF UBP domain-containing protein 2 isoform X2 — protein sequence MSSSSSTLTSDEKFRQSETAVSGDLTSPNMNTEAIPFSSGNPRIEETRGVMHLFSNDTVSALPVERKPLACVLGVPNHMTYADFCQFCASFIHHISEMRIVRNDGMEDRYSVLIRFDSQDSTDKFYQHFNNRQFNSLEEELCRVLFTLDVQFTGYTGSLDHVQSPPASSTEQPSCPVCLERLDQDASGILTTICNHSFHCSCISKWTDSSCPVCRYCQQQPEKSKCFICQTSENLWICVICGFVGCGRYKGGHAIIHWKETQHCYSLELETQRVWDYAGDNYVHRLIQSKTDGKLVELNSHCLHASDGCGSCHCVDSGVNEAMLTCEAEIVNEYNELLRTQLENQKVYFETLLQQENEETERAIADAVNKTVMQKRQKMQAKLERCVKEKKFLEDVSNKLLTLSSTRIF from the exons ATGTCATCAAGCTCAAGCACGTTGACTAGCGACGAGAAGTTCCGGCAGTCAGAGACGGCTGTCTCCGGCGATCTAACATCTCCAAACATGAATACGGAGGCCATCCCTTTCTCTTCTGGAAACCCTAGAATCGAAGAGACGCGTGGAGTTATGCATCTCTTCTCCAATGACACCGTATCCGCCCTTCCC gTTGAAAGGAAACCTCTTGCATGTGTTCTAGGGGTGCCGAACCACATGACATACGCTGATTTCTGTCAGTTTTGTGCTTCATTTATCCATCACATATCGGAGATGAGAATTGTCAG GAATGATGGAATGGAGGATCGTTATAGTGTTTTGATAAGATTTGATAGTCAAGACTCCACAGATAAATTCTATCAACATTTTAACAACCGACAATTTAATTCACTTGAG GAAGAACTTTGCCGTGTGCTTTTTACACTGGATGTGCAGTTTACAGGCTACACCGGTTCCCTTGACCATGTACAGTCTCCCCCAGCAAGTTCAACTGAGCAGCCTTCGTGTCCAGTTTGTCTAG AGAGATTAGACCAGGATGCTAGTGGGATCCTCACGACCATCTGTAATCATTCTTTCCATTGCTCCTGCATTTCAAAATGGACTGATTCTTCTTGTCCA GTATGCCGATATTGCCAGCAGCAGCCTGAAAAGTCAAAATGTTTCATCTGTCAGACTTCAGAGAACCTTTGGATTTGTGTCATCTGTGGTTTTGTTGGCTGTGGGag GTATAAAGGGGGGCATGCTATAATACATTGGAAAGAAACACAACACTGCTATTCTCTTGAACTGGAAACACAGCGTGTCTGGGATTATGCTGGTGATAATTATGTTCATCGTCTAATTCAATCCAAAACTGATGGCAAGCTAGTTGAATTGAATTCACACTGTCTGCATGCTAGTGATGGCTGCGGGAGCTGTCACTGTGTAGATTCTGGAGTTAATGAGGCTATGTTGACCTGTGAAGCTGAG ATTGTTAATGAATACAATGAACTACTTCGCACCCAACTTGAGAACCAAAAAGTG TATTTTGAGACTTTGCTTCAACAAGAAAATGAAGAAACTGAGAGGGCAATTGCTGATGCCGTTAACAAGACTGTTATGCAAAAGCGGCAGAAAATGCAGGCCAAGCTGGAAAGATGTGTGAAGGAAAAGAAATTTCTTGAGGATGTGAGTAATAAGCTCTTGACCTTAAG CTCAACGAGAATCTTTTGA